A genomic window from Mesorhizobium sp. 131-2-1 includes:
- a CDS encoding carbohydrate ABC transporter permease translates to MYPRPIPEDAKTKRALYIGGVTLVVALWLLPLVAVMLTSIRSNEELMAGNYWGWPQKFSLVENYTAVFEQTAMLRFFLNSLLITIPSVIGVLILSTLTGFVLSRYPFRGSNLIFALFVGGNFLPAQIMMIPVRDLMVRLSLYDTVYALIVFHIAFQTGFATLFMRNFIAALPGELFQAARAEGASPFQVLRHVVVPLVRPALAALAILTFTFIWNDYFWAIVLTQSDAVKPVTAGLNNLRGEWTSAWNIISAATIFVALPPVVMFFLMQKHFISGLTMGAVKG, encoded by the coding sequence ATGTACCCGCGCCCGATACCCGAAGACGCGAAAACCAAGCGCGCACTCTATATCGGCGGCGTGACCCTGGTCGTCGCGCTTTGGCTGTTGCCGCTCGTTGCCGTCATGCTGACATCGATCCGCTCCAACGAAGAGCTGATGGCGGGCAACTACTGGGGCTGGCCGCAGAAATTCAGCCTGGTCGAGAACTACACGGCGGTCTTCGAGCAGACCGCGATGCTGCGTTTCTTCCTCAACAGCCTGCTGATCACCATTCCCTCGGTGATCGGCGTGCTGATCCTGTCGACTTTGACCGGCTTCGTGCTGTCCCGCTATCCGTTCCGCGGTTCAAACCTCATTTTCGCGCTCTTCGTCGGCGGCAATTTCCTGCCGGCGCAGATCATGATGATCCCGGTGCGTGACCTGATGGTGAGGCTGAGCCTCTATGACACCGTCTACGCCCTGATCGTTTTCCACATCGCCTTCCAGACCGGCTTTGCCACGCTTTTCATGCGCAACTTCATCGCGGCCTTGCCGGGCGAACTGTTCCAGGCCGCGCGCGCCGAGGGCGCATCGCCCTTCCAGGTGCTGCGCCATGTAGTGGTTCCGTTGGTGCGGCCGGCGCTGGCGGCGCTCGCCATCCTTACCTTCACCTTCATCTGGAACGACTATTTCTGGGCGATCGTGCTGACCCAGAGCGATGCCGTAAAACCCGTCACGGCCGGGCTCAACAATCTGCGCGGCGAATGGACGTCGGCCTGGAACATCATCTCGGCGGCAACGATCTTCGTCGCCCTGCCGCCGGTCGTCATGTTCTTCCTGATGCAGAAGCACTTCATCAGCGGCCTCACCATGGGGGCGGTCAAGGGATGA
- a CDS encoding carbohydrate ABC transporter permease — translation MPRFWRRNRHWMTPALLLLPGLILFSLVILAASFETVWISLHDWDGIGAKTWVGLANYVELAEDPQFYVSLKNNIIWLLIFMLAPPIGLALALIVNQQIRGMRILKSLFFVPLVLATVTVGVVFGWVYDPTYGLLQLIFGLFGGTAPALLSDENFATLAVATAGLWPQIAFCMVLFLAGLNNLNEDLIGAGRVDGARGWQMLRHVVLPQLSQVGFIAIAVTVIGALRSFDMVAVMTTGGPYGSSTVLAYQMYEESIFSYRFGYGAAIATVLFVIMIAFIAWYLHGLIKAERSNA, via the coding sequence ATGCCCCGCTTCTGGCGCAGAAATCGTCATTGGATGACACCGGCCCTGCTCCTTCTGCCGGGTCTCATCCTGTTCAGCCTGGTGATTCTTGCCGCCTCCTTTGAGACGGTCTGGATCTCGCTGCACGACTGGGATGGGATCGGCGCGAAAACTTGGGTCGGCCTTGCCAACTATGTCGAGCTGGCCGAAGACCCGCAATTCTACGTCTCGCTAAAGAACAATATCATCTGGCTGCTGATCTTCATGCTGGCGCCGCCGATCGGCCTCGCGCTGGCGCTGATCGTCAACCAGCAGATCCGCGGCATGCGCATCCTGAAATCGCTGTTCTTTGTCCCGCTGGTGCTGGCGACTGTGACCGTGGGCGTCGTTTTCGGCTGGGTCTACGATCCGACCTACGGATTGCTGCAATTGATCTTTGGCCTGTTCGGCGGCACCGCGCCGGCGCTGCTTTCTGACGAGAACTTCGCCACCCTCGCGGTTGCCACCGCCGGTCTGTGGCCGCAGATCGCCTTCTGCATGGTGCTGTTCCTGGCAGGACTGAATAACCTCAACGAGGACCTGATCGGCGCCGGACGCGTCGACGGCGCACGCGGCTGGCAAATGCTGCGCCATGTAGTCCTGCCGCAACTATCCCAGGTCGGGTTCATCGCCATAGCGGTCACGGTGATCGGCGCGCTGCGCTCCTTCGACATGGTCGCGGTCATGACCACCGGCGGCCCTTACGGCTCTTCGACGGTGCTTGCCTACCAGATGTACGAGGAATCGATCTTTTCCTACCGCTTCGGCTACGGCGCCGCGATCGCCACCGTTCTCTTCGTGATCATGATCGCCTTCATCGCCTGGTACCTGCACGGCCTCATCAAGGCCGAACGGAGCAACGCCTGA
- a CDS encoding ABC transporter substrate-binding protein, producing the protein MAIDVTTLSTTRRRFLKGTGAALAASATSGLCLPALAQAQEITIISNLSNVGQRDILHRLAAEYEAKSGAKITINNMDHEAHKTAIRSYLVVGAPDICFWFSGNRMKAFVNKSLFDDISDLFARENYKSVLGATTNAVTVGDKQYGLPMGGLLWGLFYRKDVFAEHNWTPPKTWTDFLAFGDAAKSAGMVPMSMGTKELWPAGGWFDHMNLRINGLDKHIALMDGKVQYTDPMLTPVFDKWNDLIKAGFFSPNHSSFGWEQAGAALAQKKAAMMDLGGFVRSAFPEADIPQLAYAPFPEVATGVARYEDFSVNSVHVPTNAKNKQGARDFLAYFYKPENLGAFLAAEGAIPPRNDCPPSKDPLVNAAVEELKKVVGTSQYYDRDTDPDMAQEGMTGLQEFMVKPERRDQILERLEKTRKRIFG; encoded by the coding sequence ATGGCAATCGACGTTACGACTCTGTCCACGACAAGGCGCCGCTTCCTGAAGGGCACCGGCGCGGCTCTCGCCGCTTCCGCCACCAGCGGGCTTTGCTTGCCGGCCCTGGCGCAAGCGCAGGAAATCACCATCATCTCCAACCTCAGCAATGTCGGGCAACGCGACATCCTGCACAGGCTGGCAGCCGAATACGAGGCGAAATCCGGCGCCAAGATCACCATCAACAACATGGATCACGAGGCGCACAAGACCGCGATCCGCAGCTATCTCGTCGTCGGCGCTCCCGACATCTGTTTCTGGTTTTCCGGAAACCGCATGAAGGCGTTCGTCAACAAGAGCCTGTTCGACGACATCTCCGATCTGTTTGCCCGCGAGAACTACAAGAGCGTGCTCGGTGCCACGACAAATGCGGTCACCGTCGGCGACAAGCAGTATGGCCTGCCGATGGGCGGCCTGCTCTGGGGCCTGTTCTACCGCAAGGATGTCTTTGCCGAACACAACTGGACGCCGCCGAAGACCTGGACCGACTTTCTCGCCTTCGGCGACGCCGCGAAGTCAGCGGGCATGGTCCCGATGAGCATGGGCACCAAGGAGCTTTGGCCGGCCGGCGGCTGGTTCGACCATATGAACCTGCGCATCAACGGTCTCGACAAGCACATCGCGCTGATGGACGGCAAGGTGCAATACACCGATCCGATGCTGACGCCCGTCTTCGACAAATGGAACGATCTGATCAAGGCCGGGTTCTTCTCGCCCAACCACAGTTCCTTCGGCTGGGAGCAGGCCGGCGCCGCCCTTGCACAGAAGAAAGCCGCCATGATGGACCTCGGCGGTTTCGTCAGGTCCGCCTTCCCGGAGGCCGATATTCCGCAACTCGCCTATGCGCCATTTCCCGAAGTCGCCACCGGCGTCGCCAGGTATGAGGACTTCTCCGTCAACTCCGTTCACGTCCCCACGAATGCGAAGAACAAGCAAGGCGCGCGCGACTTCCTCGCCTATTTCTACAAACCGGAAAACCTCGGCGCCTTCCTCGCCGCCGAGGGCGCGATCCCGCCGCGCAACGACTGCCCGCCGAGCAAGGACCCGCTGGTAAACGCCGCCGTCGAGGAACTGAAGAAAGTGGTCGGCACGTCGCAATACTACGATCGCGACACCGATCCGGACATGGCCCAGGAAGGCATGACAGGGCTCCAGGAATTCATGGTCAAGCCCGAACGGCGCGATCAGATCCTCGAGCGGCTGGAGAAGACCCGCAAGCGGATCTTCGGTTAG
- a CDS encoding ROK family transcriptional regulator, which yields MKLKGDQQTSRAMNRRLILNMIRADGPMSRADMATRSGLSPAAVTFVVSELLEENILVEGEASLGAPGRRPIPININYAGRLVVGLKLKVGAIDCVLTDLATTPLVSKQVTVPDPSPQSTVEACAAAVRELVADRNAPSGAQLSGIGIAVPGVIDNGVCRLSHRFNWIDVPIAAMLAELVHVPVWADDDTNAFALAQQLFGLGRHHRTVGALAIGAGISCAVVIDGSVHHGASGAAGKMGHSIYDPNGPQCECGRHGCLQTFFSEPALVKRWREAKGLSGEVTRYDMFNAARAGDETAVNILREAGEGIGRFLGGFCNIIDPEVIVGGGEAVSFGDYLFEPMRDSLRRHAMWAPPPITPDWADDSWARGAAALATQRLFDFESRPGETRAVM from the coding sequence ATGAAGCTCAAGGGTGATCAGCAGACGTCGCGCGCCATGAACCGACGATTGATCCTGAACATGATCAGAGCCGACGGACCGATGAGCAGGGCGGACATGGCCACGCGCAGCGGCCTGAGCCCGGCTGCGGTGACCTTCGTGGTCTCCGAACTGCTGGAAGAGAACATCCTCGTCGAGGGAGAAGCCAGCCTGGGGGCGCCGGGGCGGAGGCCTATCCCGATCAACATAAATTATGCCGGCCGGCTCGTCGTCGGGCTCAAGCTGAAGGTCGGCGCCATTGATTGCGTATTGACCGATCTTGCCACGACCCCGCTCGTGTCAAAGCAGGTGACGGTTCCCGACCCGTCGCCGCAAAGCACGGTCGAGGCCTGTGCGGCCGCCGTCAGGGAGCTGGTTGCGGATCGCAATGCGCCAAGCGGCGCGCAGCTCAGCGGAATAGGCATCGCGGTGCCCGGCGTCATCGACAATGGTGTTTGCCGGCTCAGCCACCGGTTCAACTGGATCGATGTGCCGATCGCGGCCATGCTCGCCGAGCTGGTCCATGTGCCGGTCTGGGCTGATGACGACACGAATGCGTTCGCCCTGGCGCAGCAATTGTTCGGCCTTGGCCGGCATCATCGTACTGTCGGCGCGCTGGCGATCGGCGCCGGCATAAGCTGCGCGGTGGTGATCGATGGTTCCGTGCATCACGGCGCGAGCGGCGCCGCAGGCAAGATGGGGCACTCCATCTACGATCCGAATGGGCCACAATGCGAGTGCGGCCGACACGGCTGCCTGCAGACCTTCTTCTCGGAGCCTGCTCTCGTGAAACGATGGCGTGAAGCGAAAGGCCTGTCGGGTGAGGTGACCCGTTACGACATGTTCAATGCGGCGCGGGCCGGTGACGAGACCGCTGTGAACATTCTCCGCGAGGCAGGTGAAGGCATAGGCAGGTTCCTGGGCGGCTTCTGCAACATCATCGATCCGGAGGTCATCGTCGGCGGCGGCGAAGCGGTCAGTTTCGGCGATTATCTGTTCGAGCCGATGCGCGACTCGCTGCGACGCCATGCCATGTGGGCGCCGCCACCGATTACCCCGGACTGGGCCGACGATTCCTGGGCCCGTGGCGCCGCCGCCCTCGCTACCCAGAGGCTGTTCGATTTTGAAAGCAGGCCCGGGGAAACCAGGGCCGTTATGTAG